In Anomaloglossus baeobatrachus isolate aAnoBae1 chromosome 3, aAnoBae1.hap1, whole genome shotgun sequence, one genomic interval encodes:
- the LOC142294954 gene encoding speriolin-like protein, whose translation MDFTSINFSHDEAFDAESSRLLAENVQLRKRIALMQENVELRCLKDHERKAQMMTPPEQHKKDHNGMKEEKKSSEIFQHLYFRESPLINSGSCLDPEKVKKCHHNVGEIAFQLDRRIVCAIFLEKHRLFDYKVTYINQKIMQVTTSPTTGKVDEKLRSELYQRYDDILDELRKLGYNPAVHPHFTEYIVNTYGMKDRNARTEEYTTYHDPQDLNKMITECMPRDIVKDLIIILNCLVYFARKDGKSLLIF comes from the exons ATGGACTTTACTAGTATAAATTTTAGCCATGATGAAGCTTTCGATGCCGAGAGTTCACGTCTACTAGCAGAGAATGTGCAGCTGCGCAAACGGATAGCGCTAATGCAGGAGAACGTGGAGCTTCGTTGTTTGAAAGACCATGAAAGAAAAGCTCAAATGATGACACCTCCAGAACAACACAAGAAAGACCACAATG gCATGAAAGAGGAGAAGAAAAGTTCAGAAATATTTCAACATCTAT ACTTCAGAGAATCACCACTCATCAATTCAGGCTCATGCCTAG ACCCTGAAAAAGTGAAGAAATGTCATCACAACGTCGGAGAGATCGCTTTTCAGCTGGACCGCCGGATTGTGTGTGCCATCTTCCTTGAGAAACATCGACTGTTTGACTACAAAGTAACATATATAAATCAGAAGATTATGCAG GTGACCACAAGTCCAACAACCGGAAAAGTTGATGAAAAATTAAGATCTGAGCTCTACCAGCGCTACGATGACATCTTGGATGAGCTGAGGAAATTGGGCTACAACCCAGCAGTGCACCCACACTTTACAGAGTATATAGTCAACACCTATGGGATGAAGGACAGAAATGCAAGAACTGAAGAGTATACCACCTATCATGACCCACAAGACCTAAACAAGATGATAACGGAGTGCATGCCAAGAGACATAGTGAAAGACCTCATAATAATCCTCAACTGTCTGGTATATTTCGCCAGAAAAGATGGAAAATCACTGCTCATCTTTTAG